One Cryobacterium roopkundense genomic region harbors:
- a CDS encoding 3-oxoacyl-ACP synthase III: protein MDGNATSTHTNVALLSVVSTLATRITTSKDIDRQLQPVLRRLRLPSGLLQRVAGVQERRNWAEGEAFDDAAVSAGKRALLEAGIEPGQVGLLINTSVTRKHLEPSVAVRIHHGLGLPSSAINFDIANACLGFVNGMTLAAQLIDSGQIKYAVVIDGEDADEIQVNTIERLGREGINRKDFMSEFASLTLGSGAAAAVLGPLDAHPGGHRILGGVTRAATQFNDLCVGSVDGMFTDAKALLKGGMELVVSAWTAARRDWNWSNMDRYIVHQVSDVHTNALVKATGLDRTKVPLTYPTLGNVGPASIPITLAQESAGLKPGNRVLLMGVGSGLNTAMMEILW, encoded by the coding sequence TTGGATGGAAACGCAACGTCGACGCACACCAACGTCGCACTGTTGTCGGTTGTCAGTACCCTTGCCACCCGGATAACGACTTCGAAAGACATTGATCGCCAGTTGCAGCCGGTTCTCCGGCGCCTGCGTCTTCCGAGTGGGCTGCTGCAGCGCGTGGCCGGAGTGCAGGAACGTCGCAACTGGGCCGAGGGCGAGGCCTTTGACGACGCCGCGGTCTCGGCCGGCAAACGCGCGCTCCTCGAGGCGGGCATCGAGCCCGGCCAGGTCGGCCTTCTCATCAACACCTCGGTGACCCGCAAGCACCTCGAGCCCTCTGTCGCCGTGCGCATCCACCACGGCCTCGGCCTGCCCTCTTCGGCGATCAATTTCGACATCGCGAACGCCTGCCTCGGCTTCGTGAACGGCATGACGCTCGCCGCCCAGCTCATCGACAGCGGGCAGATCAAATACGCCGTGGTGATCGACGGCGAAGACGCCGACGAGATCCAGGTGAACACGATCGAGCGCCTCGGCCGCGAGGGAATCAACCGCAAAGACTTCATGAGCGAGTTTGCTAGCCTCACCCTCGGCTCCGGCGCCGCGGCCGCCGTGCTCGGCCCGCTCGACGCCCACCCGGGCGGCCACCGCATCCTCGGCGGCGTCACCCGGGCGGCGACCCAGTTCAACGATCTCTGCGTGGGCAGCGTGGACGGCATGTTCACCGATGCGAAGGCCCTGCTCAAGGGTGGCATGGAACTCGTGGTCTCGGCCTGGACCGCGGCCCGGCGCGATTGGAACTGGTCGAACATGGACCGCTACATCGTGCACCAGGTCTCCGACGTGCACACGAACGCCCTCGTGAAGGCTACCGGCCTCGATCGCACGAAGGTTCCTCTCACCTATCCCACCCTGGGCAACGTGGGCCCGGCGTCGATCCCGATCACGCTGGCCCAGGAGTCGGCCGGGCTTAAGCCGGGCAATCGCGTGCTACTCATGGGGGTCGGCTCGGGTCTGAACACCGCCATGATGGAGATCCTCTGGTGA
- a CDS encoding YdeI/OmpD-associated family protein, with translation MRFHTVVQRAGKTATGIHVPDDVVAELGSGKRPAVTMMINGFTYRSTVAVMGGRFMVALSAENRAGAGVEGDDEIDVDIDLDTEPREVSVPEDFAAALAEHPSAQAAFTALSFSNKSRLTTGIEAAKAPETRQRRIDKAIAELSA, from the coding sequence ATGAGATTTCACACTGTCGTGCAGCGCGCCGGTAAAACGGCGACCGGAATTCACGTTCCCGACGACGTTGTCGCCGAGCTGGGCTCGGGAAAGCGGCCCGCCGTGACCATGATGATCAACGGGTTCACGTATCGCAGCACCGTGGCCGTGATGGGCGGACGCTTCATGGTGGCGCTCAGCGCCGAGAACCGGGCCGGGGCCGGGGTGGAAGGTGACGACGAGATCGACGTGGACATCGACCTCGACACGGAGCCCCGGGAGGTTTCGGTTCCGGAGGATTTCGCGGCGGCCCTCGCGGAGCATCCGTCGGCTCAGGCGGCCTTCACCGCCCTCTCGTTCAGTAACAAGTCGCGGCTGACGACTGGCATCGAAGCGGCCAAGGCGCCCGAGACCAGGCAGCGCCGCATCGACAAGGCCATCGCCGAACTCAGCGCGTAG
- a CDS encoding ABC transporter permease → MTFAETLVGLLPTLLGVTLLMAVTALVLRGYRTRHPFAPPLALLRGALQLAAISLILSGIINDPLWVGVGLLVMFAAAVATVTRRIGWSRQHLLWVATAMGLGVAVTLSIIFAAGAIEFSPRYVLAIGGIVIGNAMSIATLSGRRFREGVIDHWDEVEGWLALGATPRQSTRELARRAVYFAMIPSTDQTKTTGLVTLPGAFVGAIFGGASPLEAGRFQIVVLAGILCAGAIAAVTLLYLLSPVRQKPVDTLA, encoded by the coding sequence ATGACCTTCGCCGAGACCCTCGTGGGCCTGCTGCCGACGCTGCTCGGTGTGACGCTGCTGATGGCCGTCACGGCGCTCGTGCTGCGCGGCTACCGCACGCGGCATCCATTCGCGCCGCCGCTCGCCCTGCTGCGCGGCGCGCTCCAGCTCGCGGCGATCAGCCTCATCCTCAGCGGCATCATCAACGATCCGCTCTGGGTGGGCGTGGGCCTGCTCGTGATGTTCGCGGCGGCGGTCGCCACGGTCACCCGGCGAATCGGCTGGAGCCGGCAGCATCTGCTCTGGGTCGCCACCGCGATGGGGCTCGGCGTGGCGGTGACCCTGAGCATCATCTTCGCCGCCGGGGCGATTGAATTCTCACCGCGCTATGTGCTCGCGATCGGGGGAATCGTGATCGGCAACGCCATGTCGATCGCCACGCTCTCCGGCCGCCGCTTCCGCGAGGGTGTGATCGACCACTGGGACGAGGTGGAGGGCTGGCTGGCGCTCGGGGCCACGCCGCGGCAGTCTACCCGCGAACTCGCCCGCCGCGCGGTGTACTTCGCCATGATCCCGTCGACCGACCAGACCAAGACCACCGGACTCGTCACCCTCCCCGGCGCATTCGTGGGGGCGATTTTCGGCGGGGCGTCGCCGCTTGAGGCTGGGCGCTTCCAGATCGTCGTGCTCGCCGGCATCCTCTGCGCCGGGGCGATCGCGGCCGTCACGCTGCTCTACCTGCTCTCGCCGGTGCGGCAAAAACCCGTGGACACCCTCGCCTGA
- a CDS encoding NAD-dependent epimerase/dehydratase family protein — MKVLVTGASGFLGRAVAAEIVAAGHEVRTFQRRPSGVRGALDALGSLTSRADLLYAVNGMDAIVHLAAKVSLAGDPAEFEAVNVGGTRDLLAAATDAGVSRFVYVSSPSVAHAGDSIMGTGALPADPARARGDYARTKARAELLALAADSDPLRVVAVRPHLVWGPGDTQLIGRIVHRARSGRLPLLGHGAALIDTTYVDNAATAIRSALDSVDEVHGRSYVITNGEPRPVAELLAGICAAAGVAAPAWRVPAAIARGAGTLIEAAWRVRPGADEPPMTHFLAEQLSTAHWFDQRDTRAELRWMPAVTLDEGFARLAAFYRAR, encoded by the coding sequence ATGAAGGTGCTCGTCACCGGAGCGAGCGGCTTTCTCGGTCGGGCGGTCGCCGCCGAAATCGTGGCCGCCGGGCACGAGGTGCGCACGTTTCAGCGGCGCCCCTCGGGTGTGAGGGGAGCGCTGGATGCGCTCGGCTCCCTGACGTCCCGCGCCGATCTTTTATATGCCGTCAATGGCATGGACGCGATCGTGCACCTCGCGGCCAAGGTGTCCCTGGCCGGAGACCCGGCCGAGTTCGAGGCCGTGAATGTGGGCGGCACGCGCGACCTGCTCGCCGCGGCGACGGATGCCGGTGTCTCCCGGTTTGTCTACGTGTCGTCACCCTCGGTGGCGCACGCCGGCGATTCCATCATGGGCACGGGAGCCCTGCCCGCCGATCCCGCCCGCGCGCGGGGCGACTACGCCCGTACCAAGGCGCGAGCCGAGTTGCTTGCCCTCGCGGCCGACTCCGACCCACTCCGCGTGGTGGCCGTGCGCCCGCACCTCGTCTGGGGCCCCGGGGATACCCAGCTGATCGGCCGCATCGTGCACCGGGCGCGGTCCGGTCGACTTCCCCTCCTCGGGCACGGCGCGGCACTCATCGACACGACGTACGTTGACAACGCGGCCACTGCCATCCGCTCGGCGCTCGACAGCGTTGACGAGGTGCACGGCCGGTCCTACGTGATCACGAACGGCGAACCACGGCCGGTCGCGGAGCTCCTCGCCGGCATTTGCGCGGCCGCGGGAGTTGCGGCCCCGGCCTGGCGGGTTCCGGCGGCGATCGCCCGGGGTGCGGGAACGCTCATCGAGGCCGCGTGGCGTGTGCGGCCCGGCGCGGACGAACCCCCGATGACGCACTTTCTGGCCGAACAGCTCTCCACCGCGCACTGGTTTGACCAGCGTGACACGCGAGCCGAGCTGCGGTGGATGCCTGCCGTCACGCTTGACGAGGGGTTTGCCCGACTGGCTGCTTTCTATCGGGCGCGATAG
- a CDS encoding proline dehydrogenase family protein has protein sequence MTNPFIPRVHEDLSAEVIVLVQKWLAESATIPEDAAAERLAGVLKDPNGLDFTVGFVDNVMRPEDKMVAGYSLQHVAKKAPAFLPWYMRGAIGVGGILGPVLPWVVIPAARKVLRQMVGHLVVDATPDKLGPAIAHLKESGNRLNINLLGEAVLGDEEATHRLEATQELLARDDVDYVSIKVSSIASQISMWAFDECVTRIVERLTPIYELAAASSAAGQPKFINLDMEEYRDLDLTIAVFERLLDQPQLAKLEAGIVLQAYLPDCLNALQGLTHWAQARRASGGAPIKVRLVKGANLAMEHVDSAVHDWPLATYSTKQDSDTNYKRVLSWALTPQNTDAVKIGVAGHNLFDVAWAHLLSKKRGVDDKVEFEMLLGMATGQATAVRKDVGRLLLYTPVVKPSEFDVAISYLIRRLEENASQENFMSAVFELTSTPALFEREKNRFLASLHAMDDVIPTPNRSQDRSQVTQLEALPKAEADADASADEADPNLTTALLGLTRGSASGLTGFHNEADTDPSLPANRAWGRRILDRVETSTLGLDTIAGARIDDVPTLNHVIEQTLAASVAWGQKTGAERASVLHRAGLALAANRDRLIEVMAAETGKTIAEADPEVSEAIDFAHYYAERAKDLDHVQGAVFVPSKLIVVTPPWNFPVAIAAGGILAALASGAGVIAKPAKLAQRSGAIVVEALWEAGVPRELLALVDLKDHSLGTTLIGHPAVDRVILTGGYETAELFRSMRSDLPLLGETSGKNAIIVTPSADLDLAAADVIKSAFGHAGQKCSAASLVILVGSVARSERFERQLIDAARSLRVGMPSDPVNQMGPIIQPAEGKLLHGLTTLGSEESWLVEPHQLDEEGRLWTPGIRTGVMPGSYFHLTEFFGPVLGVMHAKNLEEAIRFQNAVDYGLTSGLHSLDADELREWLDTIEAGNLYINRGITGAIVQRQPFGGWKRSAVGPGTKAGGPNYLYGLGSWVTDPGRNSSTLHLRGLEPRVTAVIEASQAFLDYSDFDVLRRSALSDALAWREEFGVVRDASNLKVERNLFRYRSLPVTIRLTEAGTLSNLLRVIAAATLSKSKFEVSSALPVPAGVRAVLEQREVPVSVESDEEWLERAARGGITTTRVRLVGSDPIHGAADAASALATALGGSPDVAVYSHPVTQAGRVEVLPFLREQAISITAHRFGNPSALSDNVI, from the coding sequence ATGACCAACCCCTTCATTCCTCGCGTGCACGAAGACCTCAGCGCGGAGGTGATCGTTCTCGTGCAGAAATGGCTCGCCGAGAGTGCAACGATCCCGGAGGATGCCGCGGCCGAACGTCTGGCCGGGGTTCTGAAGGATCCGAACGGGCTCGACTTCACCGTGGGCTTCGTCGACAACGTCATGCGTCCCGAGGACAAAATGGTCGCCGGTTACAGCCTGCAGCACGTGGCGAAGAAGGCCCCGGCCTTCCTGCCCTGGTACATGCGCGGCGCCATCGGCGTGGGCGGAATCCTCGGCCCCGTGCTGCCCTGGGTCGTCATCCCGGCCGCCCGCAAGGTGCTGCGCCAGATGGTGGGCCACCTCGTCGTGGACGCGACCCCCGACAAGCTCGGCCCCGCGATCGCCCACCTCAAGGAATCCGGCAACCGCCTCAACATCAACCTGCTCGGTGAGGCCGTGCTCGGCGACGAGGAGGCCACCCACCGCCTCGAAGCCACCCAGGAACTGCTGGCCCGCGACGACGTGGACTACGTTTCGATCAAGGTCTCCTCGATCGCCAGCCAGATCTCAATGTGGGCCTTCGACGAGTGCGTCACGCGCATCGTCGAGCGCCTCACGCCGATCTACGAGCTCGCCGCGGCGAGCTCGGCGGCCGGCCAACCCAAGTTCATCAACCTCGACATGGAGGAGTACCGCGACCTCGACCTCACCATCGCGGTGTTCGAACGCCTGCTGGACCAGCCGCAGCTCGCCAAGCTCGAGGCTGGTATCGTGCTGCAGGCCTACCTGCCCGACTGCCTGAACGCGCTGCAGGGACTCACTCACTGGGCGCAGGCCCGCCGCGCCTCTGGCGGAGCGCCCATCAAGGTGCGCCTCGTCAAGGGCGCCAACCTGGCCATGGAGCACGTGGACTCGGCCGTGCACGACTGGCCCCTCGCCACGTACTCCACCAAGCAGGACAGCGACACCAACTACAAGCGCGTGCTCAGCTGGGCCCTCACCCCGCAGAACACCGATGCCGTGAAGATCGGCGTGGCCGGCCACAACCTCTTCGACGTGGCCTGGGCTCACCTGCTGAGCAAGAAGCGCGGCGTCGACGACAAGGTCGAGTTCGAGATGCTCCTCGGCATGGCCACCGGCCAGGCCACGGCCGTGCGCAAGGATGTCGGCCGCCTCCTGCTCTACACGCCCGTCGTGAAGCCCTCCGAGTTCGACGTGGCCATCAGCTACCTGATCCGCCGCCTCGAGGAGAACGCGAGCCAGGAAAACTTCATGTCTGCAGTGTTCGAACTCACGAGCACCCCGGCCCTGTTCGAGCGCGAGAAGAACCGTTTCCTCGCCTCGCTGCACGCCATGGACGACGTGATCCCCACGCCCAACCGCAGCCAGGACCGCTCTCAGGTGACCCAGCTCGAGGCGCTGCCGAAGGCCGAAGCGGATGCCGACGCATCCGCTGACGAGGCGGACCCCAACCTCACCACGGCGCTGCTCGGGCTCACCCGCGGTTCCGCCTCCGGCCTCACCGGCTTCCACAACGAGGCTGACACCGACCCCTCGCTTCCGGCGAACCGCGCCTGGGGCCGCCGAATCCTCGACCGTGTCGAAACGTCGACGCTCGGCCTCGACACGATCGCCGGCGCGCGCATCGACGACGTGCCCACGCTCAACCACGTGATCGAGCAGACCCTCGCCGCGAGTGTGGCCTGGGGACAGAAGACCGGCGCCGAGCGCGCTTCCGTGCTGCACCGCGCCGGGCTGGCGCTCGCCGCGAACCGCGACCGACTCATCGAGGTCATGGCCGCCGAGACCGGCAAGACCATCGCAGAGGCCGACCCCGAGGTGAGCGAGGCGATCGACTTCGCCCACTACTACGCCGAGCGCGCGAAGGACCTCGACCACGTGCAGGGTGCCGTGTTCGTGCCGTCCAAGCTCATCGTGGTCACCCCGCCGTGGAATTTCCCGGTGGCCATCGCGGCCGGCGGCATCCTCGCCGCCCTGGCTTCCGGCGCCGGCGTCATCGCCAAGCCCGCCAAGCTCGCCCAACGCTCCGGTGCCATCGTGGTCGAGGCGCTGTGGGAGGCCGGCGTGCCGCGCGAGCTGCTCGCGCTCGTCGACCTCAAGGACCACTCGCTCGGCACCACGCTGATCGGGCACCCCGCCGTCGACAGGGTCATCCTCACGGGTGGTTACGAGACCGCGGAGCTGTTCCGCTCCATGCGCAGCGACCTGCCGCTGCTCGGCGAGACGAGCGGTAAGAACGCCATCATCGTCACGCCGTCCGCCGACCTCGACCTGGCCGCGGCCGACGTGATCAAGAGCGCCTTCGGCCACGCCGGCCAGAAGTGTTCCGCCGCGAGCCTCGTGATCCTCGTCGGCTCAGTGGCACGGTCCGAGCGTTTCGAGCGCCAGCTCATCGACGCCGCGCGCTCACTGCGCGTAGGCATGCCGAGCGACCCGGTCAACCAGATGGGCCCGATCATCCAGCCGGCAGAGGGCAAGCTGCTGCACGGCCTGACGACGCTCGGGTCCGAGGAAAGCTGGCTCGTGGAGCCGCACCAGCTCGACGAGGAAGGCCGTCTCTGGACGCCAGGTATTCGCACCGGCGTCATGCCCGGCTCCTACTTCCACCTCACCGAGTTCTTCGGCCCGGTGCTCGGCGTGATGCACGCGAAGAACCTCGAGGAGGCCATCCGCTTCCAGAACGCTGTCGACTACGGCCTCACGAGCGGCCTGCACTCCCTCGACGCCGACGAACTGCGCGAGTGGCTTGACACCATCGAGGCCGGAAACCTCTACATCAACCGCGGCATCACCGGCGCGATCGTGCAACGCCAGCCGTTCGGCGGCTGGAAGCGTTCGGCCGTGGGCCCCGGTACCAAGGCCGGCGGACCGAACTACCTGTACGGCCTCGGCAGCTGGGTGACCGACCCGGGCCGCAATAGTTCCACGCTGCACCTGCGTGGTCTCGAGCCGCGCGTCACCGCGGTCATCGAAGCGTCGCAGGCGTTCCTCGACTACTCCGACTTCGACGTGCTCCGCCGCTCGGCGCTCAGCGATGCGCTCGCCTGGCGCGAGGAATTCGGCGTGGTCCGTGACGCGTCCAACCTCAAGGTGGAGCGCAACCTGTTCCGCTACCGCTCGCTTCCGGTCACCATTCGCCTCACCGAGGCTGGCACCCTGTCCAACCTGCTGCGCGTGATCGCTGCCGCGACGCTGTCGAAGTCGAAGTTCGAGGTGTCGAGTGCCCTGCCCGTTCCGGCCGGCGTGCGCGCCGTGCTCGAGCAGCGCGAGGTGCCGGTCTCCGTGGAGAGCGACGAGGAGTGGCTGGAGCGCGCCGCCCGCGGTGGCATCACCACCACACGCGTGCGTCTGGTGGGCTCCGACCCGATTCACGGGGCTGCGGATGCCGCATCCGCTTTGGCAACGGCGCTCGGCGGCAGTCCCGACGTGGCCGTCTACTCGCACCCTGTCACCCAGGCCGGCCGCGTGGAGGTGCTGCCTTTCCTGCGCGAGCAGGCGATCTCGATCACCGCGCACCGTTTCGGCAACCCAAGCGCGCTCTCGGACAACGTGATCTGA
- a CDS encoding alpha/beta fold hydrolase — protein sequence MTRRLPRAGRTPAAATLPPHPLSGLDPAFSRLVTVPERDTTLERTWHVLDNGQALEELGVQPVGTILCVHGNPTWSYLWRRLVSQATDAAARGREGWRVIAVDQLDMGFSERTGVVRPLARRVRDLADLTDHLGLDGPVVTFGHDWGGSISLGWALDHPELLAGVMLLNTAVHQPAEHPVPAPLRLALGKGILGAATVVTPAFLETTLALAHPALDTDVKTGYRAPYRGAARRGGIGAFVADIPIDAEHESSPELDRIAGGLEALEVPALMLWGPRDPIFSDLYLDDLLGRLPQADVHRFEGCGHLLAEDADYAGAALTWLADLRLETSVPPRPLVEARRRSDRDLASQSSDPTRLAGSRSLVPRASTGGSPVAPWPDGTRPLWHYLDELRSSEETALVDMAPRSGEPLVVSWRLLSQRVRRLAAGLDRIGVRRGHRVSLLVPPGADLTAVLYACVRIGATVVVADAGLGLRGLTRAVRGARPDFVIGAAPGLSAARALGWPGIKIATARFPAVMARTLGVEHTLAELIALGSDERLPAEPSPDDVAAVLFTSGSTGPAKGVVYTHGQLSAVAHALFVQYGVGVGTGLVAGFAPFALLGPALGARSVTPDMDVTSPKTLTAVAVAAAVAAIDATVVFLSPAALANVVATADGLTPADHAALRGVRTFLSAGAPVSEPLLAAAARLMPEATAHTPYGMTEGLLMADISLDGIRSAAQTDTGAGGVCVGVGAATTSIRISSLDRHGDATGQPSEQADVTGEILVSAPHVKDHYDRLWVTDRASRRGVPHGDRWHRTGDVGHLDAAGRLWVEGRLPHVIATATGVVTPVGPEQLIEAAPGVGRAAVVGVGPRGTEQIVAVVETVPGARRVGLAPAALAAAVRASVAVPVAAVLVVPHLPTDIRHNSKIDRSLLSRWAAGILSGGPMRRP from the coding sequence GTGACCCGCCGGCTTCCGCGCGCCGGGCGCACACCTGCCGCGGCGACGCTTCCGCCGCATCCGCTCTCCGGCCTCGACCCAGCATTCTCCCGCCTCGTCACGGTGCCAGAGCGCGACACCACGCTCGAGCGCACCTGGCATGTCCTCGACAACGGACAAGCGCTCGAGGAACTCGGCGTGCAGCCAGTGGGCACCATCCTGTGCGTGCACGGCAACCCCACCTGGTCTTACCTGTGGCGCCGACTCGTCAGCCAGGCGACGGATGCCGCGGCCCGCGGCAGGGAGGGCTGGCGCGTTATCGCCGTCGACCAGCTCGACATGGGGTTCTCCGAGCGCACGGGAGTGGTCCGTCCCCTCGCTCGCCGGGTGCGCGACCTGGCGGACCTCACCGACCACCTGGGGCTCGACGGCCCCGTCGTGACTTTCGGGCACGACTGGGGCGGATCGATCTCCCTCGGTTGGGCCCTCGACCACCCGGAGCTTCTCGCCGGCGTGATGCTGCTCAACACGGCTGTGCACCAGCCCGCGGAACACCCCGTGCCGGCACCGCTCCGTCTCGCGCTCGGCAAGGGAATCCTCGGTGCGGCAACAGTCGTGACGCCGGCGTTTCTCGAGACCACTCTCGCGCTCGCGCACCCCGCGCTCGACACCGACGTGAAGACCGGCTACCGGGCACCGTACCGCGGTGCGGCCCGCCGCGGCGGCATCGGCGCGTTCGTCGCCGACATCCCGATCGACGCCGAACACGAGAGTTCGCCGGAGCTCGACCGCATCGCCGGTGGGCTCGAGGCCCTCGAGGTGCCGGCCCTCATGCTCTGGGGACCGCGCGACCCGATCTTCAGCGACCTGTACCTCGATGACCTGCTCGGCCGGCTGCCGCAGGCCGACGTGCACCGCTTCGAAGGCTGCGGGCATCTGCTCGCCGAAGACGCCGACTACGCCGGCGCCGCGCTGACCTGGCTCGCAGACCTCCGCCTCGAGACCTCCGTCCCGCCTCGCCCGCTGGTCGAGGCGCGACGAAGGAGCGATCGAGACCTCGCAAGCCAATCCTCAGACCCGACGCGTCTCGCGGGGTCTCGATCGCTCGTGCCTCGCGCCTCGACCGGCGGTTCCCCCGTCGCTCCCTGGCCCGACGGTACCCGCCCGCTGTGGCATTACCTCGACGAACTGCGCTCCAGCGAGGAAACAGCCCTCGTCGACATGGCTCCCCGCTCGGGGGAACCCCTCGTGGTGAGCTGGCGTCTGCTCTCCCAACGCGTGCGTCGCCTCGCTGCGGGCCTTGACCGCATCGGCGTGCGCCGCGGCCACAGGGTCTCCCTGCTGGTGCCGCCCGGCGCCGACCTCACCGCGGTGCTCTATGCCTGCGTGCGCATCGGCGCGACCGTGGTGGTAGCGGATGCCGGCCTCGGCCTGCGCGGGCTGACCCGCGCCGTTCGCGGCGCGCGCCCCGATTTCGTGATCGGCGCTGCTCCCGGCCTGTCGGCCGCCCGCGCCCTCGGCTGGCCGGGGATCAAGATCGCCACCGCGCGCTTTCCCGCCGTGATGGCCCGCACCCTCGGTGTGGAGCACACCCTCGCCGAGCTGATCGCGCTCGGATCCGACGAGCGACTCCCCGCTGAACCGAGCCCGGACGACGTGGCGGCAGTGCTCTTCACCTCAGGCTCGACCGGACCGGCTAAGGGCGTCGTCTACACCCACGGGCAGTTGTCCGCGGTGGCCCATGCCCTCTTCGTGCAGTACGGGGTGGGCGTGGGAACCGGGCTCGTGGCCGGCTTTGCCCCGTTCGCCCTGCTCGGCCCCGCGCTCGGCGCGCGCTCCGTGACCCCCGACATGGACGTCACCTCGCCCAAGACACTCACGGCCGTCGCGGTCGCTGCCGCAGTGGCCGCGATCGACGCCACCGTCGTGTTCCTCTCGCCTGCCGCGCTCGCAAACGTGGTCGCAACGGCCGACGGACTCACCCCGGCTGACCACGCAGCCCTCCGCGGTGTGCGCACCTTCCTCTCTGCCGGGGCCCCCGTCTCGGAGCCGCTGCTCGCGGCGGCCGCCCGGCTGATGCCCGAGGCGACCGCGCATACCCCGTACGGCATGACCGAGGGGCTGCTAATGGCGGACATTTCCCTCGACGGCATACGATCCGCTGCCCAGACCGACACCGGCGCTGGCGGCGTCTGCGTGGGCGTCGGGGCGGCGACCACGAGCATCCGCATCTCCTCGCTCGACCGGCACGGCGACGCCACCGGCCAGCCGAGCGAGCAGGCGGACGTAACCGGGGAGATCCTCGTCTCCGCGCCGCACGTCAAAGACCACTACGACAGGCTCTGGGTCACTGACCGGGCCAGTCGGCGGGGAGTGCCGCACGGCGACCGCTGGCACCGCACCGGAGATGTGGGGCACCTCGACGCCGCGGGTCGTCTGTGGGTGGAAGGCAGGCTGCCGCACGTGATCGCCACGGCCACCGGCGTCGTCACGCCCGTCGGTCCGGAACAGCTGATCGAAGCCGCGCCCGGTGTCGGCCGCGCGGCCGTGGTCGGCGTCGGACCGCGCGGCACGGAGCAGATCGTCGCGGTCGTTGAGACGGTTCCGGGGGCTCGACGGGTCGGCCTCGCGCCGGCGGCCCTTGCGGCCGCTGTGCGGGCGTCCGTCGCCGTGCCGGTGGCGGCTGTGCTCGTGGTGCCGCACCTGCCCACTGACATTCGACACAACTCCAAGATCGACCGGTCGTTGCTCTCACGCTGGGCGGCCGGCATTCTCTCCGGCGGACCGATGAGGCGACCGTGA
- a CDS encoding GntR family transcriptional regulator → MPKSIVSIDSMAATPPFEQIRTQIMESVRTGALAPGTRLPTVRALATELGIATNTVARAYRELERDDMIETRGRMGSFIAPNGDAAHRHAQEAASAFAARIDKLGIDPDEALGLVTQSLGALPRTQ, encoded by the coding sequence GTGCCCAAGTCCATCGTCAGCATCGATTCCATGGCGGCCACGCCGCCCTTCGAACAGATCCGCACACAGATCATGGAATCTGTGCGCACCGGTGCTCTGGCCCCCGGCACCCGCCTTCCCACGGTTCGCGCGCTGGCCACCGAGCTGGGCATCGCCACGAACACCGTGGCCAGGGCCTACCGCGAACTCGAGCGCGACGACATGATCGAAACCCGCGGTCGGATGGGTTCCTTCATCGCCCCCAACGGCGACGCCGCGCACCGGCACGCCCAGGAGGCCGCCAGCGCCTTCGCCGCACGCATCGACAAGCTCGGCATCGACCCTGACGAGGCTCTGGGCCTCGTCACCCAGTCACTCGGAGCTCTTCCCCGAACCCAGTAG
- a CDS encoding Lrp/AsnC family transcriptional regulator: protein MDNLDRSILDLLRQNARAGYGDIGSVIGLSASAVKRRVDRLVSDRVIRGFTIQVDPAVDGMSTEAYVELFCRGTVAPEELLRILSGVPEVVDAGTVTGSADAMVHIRARDISALEIALEKVRLAPNVDHTRSAIVLSRLIHRAND from the coding sequence ATGGACAATCTCGACCGCAGCATTCTCGACCTGCTCCGCCAGAACGCCCGGGCTGGATACGGCGATATCGGCTCGGTCATCGGGCTGTCGGCGTCCGCTGTGAAACGTCGGGTTGACCGTCTCGTCTCGGATCGGGTGATTCGTGGCTTCACGATTCAGGTTGACCCCGCCGTCGACGGCATGAGCACCGAGGCCTACGTGGAGCTGTTCTGCCGCGGCACCGTGGCTCCGGAGGAACTGCTGCGAATTCTCTCCGGCGTGCCCGAGGTCGTCGACGCCGGCACCGTCACCGGCAGCGCGGACGCCATGGTGCACATTCGGGCGCGCGACATCTCAGCGCTCGAGATCGCGCTCGAGAAAGTGCGGCTGGCCCCGAACGTGGACCACACCCGCAGCGCGATCGTGCTCTCCCGCCTGATCCACCGCGCGAACGACTAG